The genomic DNA AATGCATTGACATAAGCTAGTGTGTTAGTTGCGGGCACGATTGGATCGTCAGCGGTGGTCCAAATAAAAGTCGGTTGATTATTAGCGTTAACGTGTTGTTCAGCAGCTAATTCAGTTGGTGTCTGCGACCAAGTGGCCAAAGTGGCTGCATCTTTAGGAAAACCTAGTAAGGGACTGATCACTGGATAGCCTAATAGCACGTTGTTGGGTTTTAAAGTAGCTGGGGCTGTTTGCAGTGTGGTTGCGACGCTGGTTGCCCAGTAATCGTTATATAGCGCTACAATGTGACCGCCAACGCTAAAACCAGCGGGGATGATCTGCTGACTGTCGATGTGCCATTCAGCCGCATGTTGACGTAGTAAGCTGACGGCACGCCCTAGGTCTAGTACCGGGGCTAGTTCGAGTGGTTGCTGATCACTAAGTAGCGTGTATTCTAAGTAAAAGGCTTGATAACCATGACCAGCAAAAGCCATCGCGAGACTTTCAGCCTGTGCCACTGGAATATGCGTATATGAGCCACCTGGAACAATAATAATAGCTGGTAGAGTTGTTTGGTGTGCGTTAGTATCCGGTTGATGTAAATAACCGGTCAATTGCGCGCCTGTATCCGTTAATTTTTGGTTAATAACTTGCATGCAATCACCTCAATTTGATATGGTTAACATAACTATTATAACGCAAGTCAGGTGGAACAGATATGGGCATGGTTACGGTTACAGCTCGCGGCGAGCAACTCGAGTTACGGCCTTTTACGTTGGCAGATACCACGGATTATTACGATTTAGTTCGTGATCCGGCGATTGCAGCATCGGCTGGTTTTACACCAGCACACAGCTTAACGGAGGCCGAGTTTTTGTTAAAACAGCAAGCTAAGCTCCCACAGATTTTTGCGATTGAACTGGTGGCCTACCATCGCGCGATTGGCAGTGTTGGTCTATATGAACGAATGACAAATACGGGGGAACCGGCAACGCTGGAGATGGATCTAGGTTATATGTTGAATGCCCGGTATTGGCACCGGGGAATTATGACAGCAGCAGTCGCTCGTATTTTACAGTATGGATTTAAGACACTTCATTTACGGCGAATCACGGCCAGTTGTTTGGCAAACAATCCAGCTTCCCAACAAATCTTAGTACATGCTAATTTTCGGCAATACGATGCTGTGCGCCATCCGGACTATGCGCCGTTTGGAGCCGGTCAAACAGAACTATTTTATGACTGTGTGGAATTAAACCCTTAGGAGATGAGTTAATGCAACTCGCAAAATCATTTGAGCAGGCTGCCTGCGTGCTGGTGTTATTGGCCACCCAGCAACCTGAAATTCCGTTAACCGCGGATGTCTTGCATGAGCGAATTGGTGGTTCAGCCACGTATATTCGCAAAATCATTCGCAAGTTAGTGGTGGCGGGGCTAGTGACGTCTACTAGTGGTAACAACGGTGGGGTCCACTTAGCTCGCGCACCAGAAGATATTTCCATTACTGATGTGGTCGCGGCCATTGAGGGCACCTTACAGACTTTTCCAAACTATGGCTATTTTGATCAAGTCTTCAAGGATGTCGAACCGGTGGCTCACGAGGGAACTAAGGTAGTCAACGGGATTTTCTCGCGAGCCGATCAATTATGGCTGGATTTCTTGGATCAGCAAAAGTTAGCCACTTTGATCAAAGAATTGTTAGCGGTGAAGCAGATTCCAGTATTGGATTGGACGAACTATTCTGATGATAAAATGGCACAATTAAATACCTTACTTAGTCGAATGCGGACTAGTAAGTGAGACGCCGTACAAACTTAGTAAAAAGTGACAGCGTTTTCGCTTGGTAAACCAATATTGACGCGCTTTTACTAATCCGGGATCATTTTCAAAATGATACGCTTTACTTCACAAGGCTGAAAATGCTGTTATTAAAGCTTTTTTTATGGTATTCTAACAATGAATTTCACAAGATAAAGGAGAACAACATGGCAGATAAGAAATACTATGGGGCTGACGCAATTGTCGATAGCCTTGTAAACCACGATGTTAAGTACGTATTTGGGATTCCCGGAGCTAAGATTGATCGCGTTTTTGAACGGTTAGAACACCCCGTTAATCCAAAAAGTCCGCAGTTAATTGTGACACGGCATGAACAGAACGCGGCGTTTATTGCAGCTGGAATCGGCCGTATCACTGGCAAACCAGGTGTTGTGATGACGACTTCTGGTCCTGGTGCTAGTAATCTGGCAACTGGGTTAGTGACGGCGACGGCTGAAGGCGATCCCGTCCTGGCTATTTCTGGTCAAGTTCAACGTGCGGACTTGTTACGTTTAACTCACCAGAGCATGAACAACGCCGCTCTTTTTAAGCCAATCACTAAGTACAGCGCCGAAGTTCAGGAACCGGAAAATATTTCTGAAGTTTTAGCGAATGCATATCAAGAAGCAACGGCCGCTAAGCAAGGAGCCAGCTTTGTCAGTGTTCCCCAAGATGTGACGGATTCAGTCGTTCGGACGCCCGTTATTACACCAATCCAGGCCCCAAAGTTAGGACCAGCTAGCCCGGTTGAAGCAACGTTGTTAGCCCAAAAAATTAAGGCCGCTAAATTACCCGTCTTGCTAGTTGGGATGCGAGCTTCCTCGCCAGAAGTGACGAAAGCGATTCGGAATTTGGTAGCGGCCGCTAATTTACCCGTTGTCGAGACTTTCCAGGCGGCCGGTGTAATTTCACGCGACTTGGAAGCTAACCATTTCTTCGGTCGGGTCGGCTTATTCCGTAACCAACCGGGCGATATGTTGTTGAAGAAGTCGGATTTGGTCATCGCCGTTGGTTACGATCCCATCGAATATGAACCCCGTAACTGGAATGCGGAAGGTAAGGCTCGGATTGTGGTGATTGATGCTATGCGTGCAGAAATCGACCATAACTTCCAACCGGAAACCGAATTGATCGGTGACATTGCTCAGACCTTAGATTTCTTATTGCCATACATGAAAGGTTACAGTATTAGTGATAGTGCTCAGACATACTTGGGTGAACTACAGGAACGGCTTCAAACCCGTGATTTTGTTCCTAATATTGATAAGCATTCTAAATTAAGTCACCCGTTGTCAGTGATTGCAGCATTGCAACAGCGGGTCAGCGATGACATGACGGTCACCGTCGATGTGGGAAGCCACTATATTTGGATGGCACGTCATTTTCGAAGCTACGAACCACGCCATTTACTCTTCAGTAATGGGATGCAAACGTTGGGCGTTGCTTTACCATGGGCAATTGCAGCAGCTTTAGTTCGCCCTGAGACGCAAATTGTTTCGGTCTCTGGTGATGGTGGTTTCCTATTTTCTGCTCAAGAGTTAGAAACGGCTGTCCGGTTGAAGCAAAATATCGTACATTTGATTTGGAATGATGGAACCTATGATATGGTCAAATTCCAAGAAGAGATGAAGTATGGTGAGGATGCTGCGGTTCACTTTGGCCCAGTGGACTTTGTGAAGTATGCTGAGAGCTTTGGGGCGACTGGTTTGCGGGTGGACCAACCGGCTGACTTGGACAAGGTACTTGATCAGGCCTTTGCAACGGCTGGACCAGTTGTGGTTGATATTCCAATCGATTATTCTGATAACAAAGCCCTAGGCAAGACAATGTTACCAGACCAATTTTATTAAAATTAAACTTGATGGCCGGTTGTCAAAAGATGATGGGTCGGATATAATAGTTGAGTATATCGAAAGAAGAGGACGCGGTTAACAATAGTAACTGGCTAGAAGTGGGTCACCACTAGTGAAGGTCAGTGAACGGGGCAACCGCCGAAATCGATGAATCAGTGACCGATTCATCCGTTGGGCCTTGGTTGAACAAATCAAGGACTGTCGCAGCTAGAATAGTTGCGGGGCGCTATCGACGATGAAATCAGCAATTATGTCAATCAATCTGATTAAAGTCTTTTTGCGCACGTTATCGTGGGGCAGAGAGGCTTTTTATTTTGGTTGTGCTTAACTGAATCGGTGTGAACACTTTTAGATATAAATCGATTTTTGGAGGTTCTGCAATGGCAGAAGAACAACATCAGGAAGTGCACCGGTCCTTACAGACACGGCACTTATCCATGATTGCACTAGGTGGTAGTATTGGGACCGGTTTGTTTGTGGCATCTGGTTCCGCAATTTCAACGGCCGGCCCAGGTGGTGCGTTACTAGCCTATGTTGGTATTGGAATTATGGTTTACTTTTTAATGACCAGTCTAGGTGAGATGGCGACGTATTTACCGGTTTCAGGTTCGTTTTCCACTTACGCGACCAAATTCGTTGACCCGGCCCTCGGGTTTGCAATGGGCTGGAATTATTGGTTCAACTGGGCAATTACGTTAGCGGTCGATATTAGTACGGCGGCTATCGTTATGCAATTTTGGTTGCCGTCCGTTCCAGGCTGGGTCTTTAGTCTAATTGCGTTGGTCCTGATTTTTACGATCAACGCATTATCGGTACGTTCGTTTGGGGAAACCGAGTACTGGCTCTCCCTGATTAAAGTAGTGACCGTGTTAGTGTTCTTAGTCATCGGTGTTTTAACGATT from Lactiplantibacillus paraplantarum includes the following:
- a CDS encoding alpha/beta hydrolase → MQVINQKLTDTGAQLTGYLHQPDTNAHQTTLPAIIIVPGGSYTHIPVAQAESLAMAFAGHGYQAFYLEYTLLSDQQPLELAPVLDLGRAVSLLRQHAAEWHIDSQQIIPAGFSVGGHIVALYNDYWATSVATTLQTAPATLKPNNVLLGYPVISPLLGFPKDAATLATWSQTPTELAAEQHVNANNQPTFIWTTADDPIVPATNTLAYVNALATAQIPYELHVFKHGPHGLALANSQTAWKPDADQPHVAHWLTLALEWLADNR
- a CDS encoding GNAT family N-acetyltransferase encodes the protein MGMVTVTARGEQLELRPFTLADTTDYYDLVRDPAIAASAGFTPAHSLTEAEFLLKQQAKLPQIFAIELVAYHRAIGSVGLYERMTNTGEPATLEMDLGYMLNARYWHRGIMTAAVARILQYGFKTLHLRRITASCLANNPASQQILVHANFRQYDAVRHPDYAPFGAGQTELFYDCVELNP
- a CDS encoding Rrf2 family transcriptional regulator produces the protein MQLAKSFEQAACVLVLLATQQPEIPLTADVLHERIGGSATYIRKIIRKLVVAGLVTSTSGNNGGVHLARAPEDISITDVVAAIEGTLQTFPNYGYFDQVFKDVEPVAHEGTKVVNGIFSRADQLWLDFLDQQKLATLIKELLAVKQIPVLDWTNYSDDKMAQLNTLLSRMRTSK
- the alsS gene encoding acetolactate synthase AlsS; the encoded protein is MADKKYYGADAIVDSLVNHDVKYVFGIPGAKIDRVFERLEHPVNPKSPQLIVTRHEQNAAFIAAGIGRITGKPGVVMTTSGPGASNLATGLVTATAEGDPVLAISGQVQRADLLRLTHQSMNNAALFKPITKYSAEVQEPENISEVLANAYQEATAAKQGASFVSVPQDVTDSVVRTPVITPIQAPKLGPASPVEATLLAQKIKAAKLPVLLVGMRASSPEVTKAIRNLVAAANLPVVETFQAAGVISRDLEANHFFGRVGLFRNQPGDMLLKKSDLVIAVGYDPIEYEPRNWNAEGKARIVVIDAMRAEIDHNFQPETELIGDIAQTLDFLLPYMKGYSISDSAQTYLGELQERLQTRDFVPNIDKHSKLSHPLSVIAALQQRVSDDMTVTVDVGSHYIWMARHFRSYEPRHLLFSNGMQTLGVALPWAIAAALVRPETQIVSVSGDGGFLFSAQELETAVRLKQNIVHLIWNDGTYDMVKFQEEMKYGEDAAVHFGPVDFVKYAESFGATGLRVDQPADLDKVLDQAFATAGPVVVDIPIDYSDNKALGKTMLPDQFY